One genomic window of Magnolia sinica isolate HGM2019 chromosome 3, MsV1, whole genome shotgun sequence includes the following:
- the LOC131240050 gene encoding uncharacterized protein LOC131240050, whose amino-acid sequence MYYVICFDILLFEKHHLPWMQKISEEKITDSMNDDIKNSVHAGISAQNYEVDILPRYKEALSLGLSSYKHPLQKTKITASTDQYVDIFTKASSSHHFKHIIGKPGIYDIHASA is encoded by the exons ATGTACTATGTTATCTGCTTTGATATTCTCTTGTTTGAGAAGCACCATCTCCCTTGGATGCAGAAAATATCCGAAGAAAAGATAACCGACAGTATGAATGATGACATAAAAAATTCAGTTCATGCAGGCATTTCTGCTCAGAATTATGAAGTTGACATATTGCCAAGATATAAGGAAGCTTTATCCCTGGGCTTGAGTTCGTACAAGCATCCCTTGCAGAAAACAAAGATAACTGCATCAACAG ATCAGTATGTGGACATTTTCACCAAGGCATCATCATCTCACCACTTCAAGCACATTATCGGCAAGCCTGGCATATATGATATCCATGCATCAGCTTGA